A window of Synchiropus splendidus isolate RoL2022-P1 chromosome 9, RoL_Sspl_1.0, whole genome shotgun sequence contains these coding sequences:
- the kcnk1b gene encoding potassium channel subfamily K member 1b — translation MLQSLASSSCFRLIQNHKSTWFFVSLVLGYVLYLVFGAVVFSSVELPYEDVLRQELRAMKKQFLQENDCLTEERLERFLKKALDASNYGVSVLNNDSANWNWDFTSSLFFASTVLSTTGYGHTAPLSDLGKAFCIIYSVIGIPFTLLFLTAVVQRIMVYSTHRPISYFHTQWGFSKPLVAIVHASVLAMLAVSFFFLIPGAIFSALEDNWNFLESFYFCFISLSTIGLGDYVPGESANQKFRELYKVGITVYLIMGLIAMLVVLETFCELQQLKQLRKMFYLKKEKANDQLAILDHDQLAFSTVSDMSLVQHEDKSQLFVSVTSLSSPSDDPMIQ, via the exons ATGCTCCAGTCTCTGGCCAGTAGCTCGTGTTTTCGCTTAATACAGAACCACAAATCGACGTGGTTCTTTGTGTCGCTGGTCCTCGGGTACGTCCTTTATCTCGTGTTCGGCGCGGTGGTGTTCTCGTCCGTCGAGCTCCCTTATGAAGACGTTCTGCGCCAGGAGCTGAGGGCCATGAAGAAACAGTTTCTCCAGGAGAACGACTGTCTCACCGAGGAGCGACTGGAACGGTTCCTCAAGAAGGCGCTTGACGCCAGTAATTACGGCGTGTCCGTGCTGAATAACGACTCCGCCAACTGGAACTGGGACTTCACCTCGTCCCTGTTCTTCGCCAGCACCGTCCTCTCCACCACAG GTTATGGCCACACAGCTCCCCTGTCAGACCTCGGCAAAGCGTTCTGCATCATCTACTCGGTGATCGGCATACCATtcaccctcctcttcctgaCTGCCGTGGTGCAAAGGATCATGGTCTACAGCACTCACAGGCCTATCTCATACTTCCACACTCAGTGGGGTTTTTCCAAACCCCTAGTCGCCATCGTCCACGCCTCCGTCCTCGCCATGCTGGCTGTCtcctttttcttcctcatcccCGGGGCCATCTTTTCAGCGCTGGAGGACAACTGGAACTTTTTGGAGTCGTTCTACTTCTGCTTCATTTCCCTCAGCACCATCGGCTTGGGCGACTACGTACCCGGCGAGTCTGCCAATCAGAAATTCAGGGAGCTCTATAAAGTGGGAATCACAG TCTACTTAATAATGGGCCTGATCGCCATGCTGGTGGTGCTGGAGACCTtctgtgagctgcagcagctgaagcagctgaggAAGATGTTCTacctgaagaaggagaaggccAACGACCAACTGGCCATCCTGGACCACGACCAACTGGCTTTCAGCACCGTGTCTGACATGTCCCTGGTCCAGCACGAGGACAAGAGCCAGCTGTTTGTCAGCGTCACAAGCCTGTCCAGCCCCAGCGACGACCCCATGATCCAGTAG